From Micromonospora sp. NBC_01699, a single genomic window includes:
- a CDS encoding NCS2 family permease gives MTTTTPEAAAPAATTPPRNGFDRYFEISARGSTISREIRGGLATFFTMAYIVVLNPLILGNAVDGDGQKLAIPALAAATALVAGVMTILMGVVGRFPLALAAGLGVNALVAYEIAPQMTWADAMGLVVIEGVIIAILVLTGLRTAVFHSVPTQLKTAIGVGIGLFLTIIGLVDAGFVRRIPDAAGTTVPVGLGINGKLVTWPALVFVLGLLITLVLVVRKVRGAILIGIVASTVLAIVVEAITNVGPSFVDGKPNPQGWSLNVPELPATVVDTPDLSLLGNFNVLGSWSTAGWLVALMFVFTLLVTDFFDTMGTMVAVGQEGDLLDESQTPPRTREILLVDSIAAAAGGAASTSSNTSYIESAAGVAEGARTGVANLVTGGLFLLAMFLAPLVVVVPFEAASTALVVVGFLMMTGVRSIDWTDYEIAVPAFLTIVLMPFTYSISNGIGAGMITFVVLKLARGKAGEVHPLLYGVAALFVLYFLRGPIETLIG, from the coding sequence ATGACGACCACCACCCCGGAGGCCGCCGCCCCGGCGGCGACCACACCCCCGCGCAACGGCTTCGACCGGTACTTCGAGATATCCGCCCGTGGCTCGACGATCAGCCGCGAGATCAGGGGCGGTCTCGCCACCTTCTTCACGATGGCCTACATCGTGGTGCTCAACCCGCTGATCCTCGGCAACGCGGTCGACGGCGACGGTCAGAAACTGGCCATCCCGGCGCTCGCGGCGGCCACCGCCCTGGTCGCCGGGGTGATGACGATCCTGATGGGTGTTGTCGGCCGGTTCCCGCTCGCCCTGGCCGCCGGCCTCGGCGTGAACGCGCTGGTCGCGTACGAGATCGCCCCGCAGATGACCTGGGCCGACGCGATGGGCCTGGTGGTGATCGAGGGTGTGATCATCGCGATCCTGGTGCTGACCGGGCTGCGTACGGCGGTGTTCCACTCGGTGCCGACCCAGCTCAAGACCGCGATCGGGGTGGGCATCGGCCTGTTCCTGACCATCATCGGCCTGGTCGACGCCGGGTTCGTCCGGCGGATTCCGGACGCCGCCGGCACCACCGTCCCGGTCGGCCTGGGCATCAACGGCAAGCTGGTCACCTGGCCGGCGCTGGTCTTCGTGCTCGGCCTGCTGATCACCCTGGTGCTGGTCGTGCGCAAGGTCAGGGGCGCGATCCTGATCGGCATCGTGGCCTCGACCGTGCTGGCGATCGTGGTGGAGGCGATCACCAACGTGGGCCCGTCGTTCGTCGACGGCAAGCCGAACCCGCAGGGCTGGTCGCTGAACGTGCCGGAGTTGCCGGCGACCGTGGTCGACACCCCCGACCTGTCCCTGCTCGGCAACTTCAACGTGCTCGGCTCGTGGTCGACCGCCGGCTGGCTGGTCGCGCTGATGTTCGTCTTCACCCTGCTGGTCACCGACTTCTTCGACACGATGGGCACGATGGTGGCCGTCGGCCAGGAGGGCGACCTGCTGGACGAGAGCCAGACGCCACCGCGTACGCGGGAGATCCTGCTGGTCGACTCGATTGCGGCGGCGGCCGGCGGCGCGGCGAGCACGTCGAGCAACACCTCGTACATCGAGAGCGCGGCCGGGGTGGCGGAGGGTGCCCGTACGGGCGTGGCGAACCTGGTCACCGGCGGGCTGTTCCTGCTGGCGATGTTCCTCGCCCCGCTGGTCGTGGTGGTGCCGTTCGAAGCCGCGTCGACCGCGCTGGTGGTGGTCGGGTTCCTGATGATGACCGGGGTACGGAGCATCGACTGGACCGACTACGAGATCGCCGTACCGGCCTTCCTCACCATCGTGCTGATGCCGTTCACGTACTCGATCTCGAACGGGATCGGTGCCGGAATGATCACCTTCGTGGTGCTCAAGCTGGCCCGGGGCAAGGCGGGCGAGGTGCACCCGCTGCTGTACGGGGTGGCCGCGCTGTTCGTCCTGTACTTCCTGCGGGGTCCGATCGAGACGCTGATCGGCTGA
- the serC gene encoding phosphoserine transaminase, producing the protein MADPSTIRIPDELKPADGRFGAGPSKIRPAAVSALADVATTFLGTSHRQRTVRDQVARLRRGLADFFSLPEGYEVVLSNGGSTAFWDVATFGLVRDRAQFANFGEFGAKFAKAVTDAPFLGTPTVRKAEAGSAPALLAEAGVDVYATPQNETSTGVAVPVRRVAGADPDSLLLVDATSAAGGLDVDVRESDVYYFAPQKCFASDGGIWLALMSPAALARAGEIKQSGRYIPAFLDLVTAIDNSRLEQTYNTPALATIFLAAEQTDWMNAQGGLAWAAKRTAESAAIVYGWAERSEVATPYVIDPGLRSNVVATIDFVDRVDAAVIAKVLRANGIVDIEPYRKLGRNQLRIALYPAVEPADVEALTACVDHVVAAL; encoded by the coding sequence GTGGCTGACCCATCGACCATCAGGATCCCCGACGAGTTGAAACCCGCCGACGGTCGGTTCGGCGCCGGCCCGTCCAAGATCCGCCCGGCGGCCGTCTCCGCGCTCGCCGACGTGGCGACGACATTCCTCGGCACCTCCCACCGGCAGCGGACCGTACGCGACCAGGTCGCCCGGCTGCGCCGGGGCCTCGCCGACTTCTTCTCCCTGCCCGAGGGGTACGAGGTCGTGCTGAGCAACGGCGGCAGCACCGCCTTCTGGGACGTGGCCACCTTCGGTCTGGTCCGCGACCGGGCCCAGTTCGCCAACTTCGGCGAGTTCGGCGCCAAGTTCGCCAAGGCGGTCACCGACGCGCCCTTCCTCGGTACGCCGACCGTACGCAAGGCCGAGGCCGGCTCCGCCCCGGCACTGCTCGCCGAGGCCGGGGTCGACGTCTACGCCACCCCGCAGAACGAGACCTCCACCGGTGTCGCGGTCCCGGTCCGCCGGGTCGCCGGTGCCGACCCGGACTCGCTGCTGCTGGTCGACGCGACCTCCGCCGCCGGTGGACTCGACGTCGACGTACGCGAGAGCGACGTCTACTACTTCGCCCCGCAGAAGTGCTTCGCCTCCGACGGCGGCATCTGGCTCGCGCTGATGTCCCCGGCCGCGCTGGCCCGCGCAGGCGAGATCAAGCAGTCCGGTCGCTACATCCCGGCCTTCCTCGACCTGGTCACCGCGATCGACAACTCCCGGTTGGAGCAGACCTACAACACCCCGGCGCTGGCGACCATCTTCCTGGCCGCCGAACAGACCGACTGGATGAACGCGCAGGGCGGGCTGGCCTGGGCGGCCAAGCGCACCGCCGAGAGCGCCGCCATCGTGTACGGCTGGGCCGAGCGGTCCGAGGTCGCGACCCCGTACGTGATCGATCCGGGGCTCCGCTCGAACGTGGTCGCCACCATCGACTTCGTCGACCGGGTGGACGCGGCGGTGATCGCGAAGGTGTTGCGGGCCAACGGGATCGTGGACATCGAGCCGTACCGGAAGCTGGGCCGCAACCAGTTGCGGATCGCGCTCTACCCGGCCGTGGAACCGGCCGACGTCGAGGCGCTGACCGCCTGCGTCGACCACGTGGTCGCCGCGCTCTGA
- the thpR gene encoding RNA 2',3'-cyclic phosphodiesterase, with amino-acid sequence MRLFVAIYPDPAALADLTGQLTRLRVGAASASGVDVRLTPPDHLHLTVVFVGEVAESRLPGLHSALDRAARTWRPSPGTDGSVELVGTPRLRLGGGGLFGVPPETVLWVGLRGDVDALHAVSVASRRELAAVGLPADPRPYVPHVTLARPGNRLSPEAVEADRAALDGYLGPEWPATELVLVRSRPGPRPTYDRLAAWPL; translated from the coding sequence GTGCGACTGTTCGTAGCGATCTACCCGGATCCGGCGGCACTGGCCGACCTCACCGGGCAACTGACCCGACTCCGGGTCGGTGCGGCATCCGCGTCCGGAGTCGACGTACGGCTGACGCCGCCCGATCACCTGCACCTGACCGTGGTGTTCGTCGGTGAGGTGGCCGAGAGCCGGTTACCCGGACTGCACTCGGCGCTCGACCGGGCGGCCCGTACCTGGCGGCCGTCGCCGGGCACCGACGGTTCGGTGGAGCTGGTCGGCACACCCCGGCTGCGACTGGGCGGGGGCGGCCTGTTCGGGGTGCCGCCGGAAACCGTGCTGTGGGTGGGGCTGCGCGGCGACGTCGACGCGCTGCACGCGGTGAGCGTGGCGAGCCGACGGGAACTCGCCGCCGTCGGGTTGCCAGCCGACCCACGGCCGTACGTGCCACACGTCACGTTGGCCCGACCGGGCAACCGGCTGTCCCCGGAGGCGGTTGAGGCGGACCGGGCCGCGCTGGACGGATACCTGGGTCCGGAGTGGCCGGCGACCGAACTGGTGCTGGTACGCAGCCGACCCGGCCCCCGACCGACCTACGACCGTCTGGCGGCCTGGCCGCTCTAG
- a CDS encoding citrate synthase 2, whose amino-acid sequence MSDFKPGLEGVIAFETEIAEPDKEGGSLRYRGVDIEDLIGQVSFGNVWALLVDGRFGPGLPPAEPFPVPVHSGDIRVDVQSAVAMLAPYWGLDQLLDIKDEQVREDLARVSVTALSFVAQSARGLGLPAVPQKEIDKAQTIVERFMKRWRGEPDPRHVKAVDAYFISAAEHGLNASTFTARIVASTGADAAACISSGIGALSGPLHGGAPSRVLHMIEAVERSGDAEGYVKGVLDRGERLMGFGHRIYRAEDPRARVLRRTAKELGAPRFEIAEALEKAALAELQARKPDRVLATNVEFWSAVVLDFAEVPAHMFTSMFTCARMGGWSAHILEQKRLGRLVRPAARYIGPGTRKPADVEGWDAVVHGV is encoded by the coding sequence ATGTCCGACTTCAAGCCGGGGCTGGAAGGCGTGATCGCCTTCGAGACCGAGATTGCCGAACCCGACAAAGAGGGCGGCTCGCTGCGCTACCGAGGCGTCGACATCGAGGATCTGATCGGGCAGGTCTCCTTCGGCAACGTCTGGGCCCTGCTCGTGGACGGCCGATTCGGCCCCGGACTGCCGCCGGCCGAGCCGTTCCCGGTGCCGGTGCACTCCGGCGACATCCGGGTGGACGTGCAGTCCGCGGTCGCGATGCTCGCCCCGTACTGGGGCCTCGACCAGCTGCTCGACATCAAGGACGAGCAGGTACGCGAGGACCTCGCCCGGGTCTCCGTCACCGCCCTGTCCTTCGTCGCCCAGTCCGCCCGTGGCCTGGGCCTGCCGGCGGTACCGCAGAAGGAGATCGACAAGGCGCAGACGATCGTCGAGCGGTTCATGAAGCGCTGGCGCGGCGAGCCGGACCCCCGGCACGTCAAGGCCGTCGACGCGTACTTCATCTCCGCCGCCGAACACGGCCTGAACGCCTCCACCTTCACCGCCCGGATCGTCGCCTCCACCGGCGCCGACGCGGCAGCCTGCATCTCGTCCGGCATCGGGGCGCTGTCCGGCCCGCTGCACGGCGGGGCGCCGTCCCGGGTACTGCACATGATCGAGGCCGTCGAGCGCAGCGGCGACGCCGAGGGGTACGTCAAGGGCGTACTCGACCGGGGCGAGCGACTGATGGGCTTCGGCCACCGGATCTACCGGGCCGAGGACCCGCGGGCGCGGGTGCTGCGGCGTACGGCCAAGGAACTGGGCGCGCCGCGCTTCGAGATCGCCGAGGCGCTGGAGAAGGCCGCCCTGGCCGAGTTGCAGGCCCGCAAGCCGGACCGGGTACTGGCCACCAACGTCGAGTTCTGGTCGGCGGTCGTACTCGACTTCGCCGAGGTGCCGGCGCACATGTTCACCTCGATGTTCACCTGCGCCCGGATGGGCGGCTGGAGCGCGCACATCCTGGAGCAGAAGCGGCTCGGCCGGCTGGTCCGCCCGGCCGCCCGCTACATCGGCCCCGGCACCCGCAAGCCGGCCGACGTCGAGGGCTGGGACGCGGTCGTACACGGGGTGTGA
- a CDS encoding maleylpyruvate isomerase family mycothiol-dependent enzyme: protein METSRYLECLAADHARLGAVAATGLAETVPSCPDWSVEDLTRHVAQVYLHKVECMRTGSAPQTWPPDLSGEPPLALLDRAYAQLRAEFAERSPESPAHTWYDPDQTVAFWIRRMAQETVVHRVDAELAAGTSVADIPDDLAHDGIDEVLRVMLGYGTHRWPEAFTGVLPSSTVRLLVDTGEQSWLVRLDATGAVVEPGSTDQAVHATISGAPPELLLWLWRRTPDDAVRRTADRHAVDTFRAVLGAATQ, encoded by the coding sequence ATGGAAACGTCGCGCTATCTGGAGTGTCTCGCCGCCGACCACGCCCGGCTGGGCGCGGTCGCGGCGACCGGCCTCGCCGAGACCGTGCCGAGCTGTCCGGACTGGAGCGTCGAGGACCTGACCCGCCACGTGGCCCAGGTCTACCTGCACAAGGTCGAGTGCATGCGGACCGGGTCCGCGCCACAGACCTGGCCGCCGGACCTGTCCGGCGAGCCGCCACTCGCGCTCCTGGACCGGGCGTACGCGCAGCTGCGCGCCGAGTTCGCCGAGCGCAGCCCCGAATCGCCCGCCCACACCTGGTACGACCCGGACCAGACGGTGGCGTTCTGGATCCGTCGGATGGCGCAGGAGACGGTGGTGCACCGGGTCGACGCCGAGCTGGCCGCCGGGACCTCCGTCGCCGACATCCCGGACGACCTCGCGCACGACGGGATCGACGAGGTGCTCCGGGTGATGCTGGGCTACGGCACCCACCGCTGGCCGGAAGCCTTCACCGGCGTGCTGCCCAGCTCGACCGTCCGGCTGCTGGTCGACACCGGCGAGCAGAGCTGGCTGGTCCGCCTCGACGCCACGGGTGCGGTGGTCGAGCCGGGCTCGACGGACCAAGCGGTGCACGCCACCATCAGCGGTGCCCCGCCGGAGCTGTTGCTCTGGCTCTGGCGCCGCACCCCCGACGACGCCGTACGCCGCACCGCCGATCGCCACGCGGTCGACACGTTCCGGGCGGTGCTCGGCGCGGCGACCCAGTAG
- a CDS encoding MarR family winged helix-turn-helix transcriptional regulator: MTERTVMAQRVPPAQLASLLRDAITRLNRRVRQSRPVGELTLTQLSALTSLELAGALSPRELADTERVQPPTMTKIVAKLEERGLVRRTPHPTDRRQVILSTTESGREVFADFERARNEWLGHRLAELTPEERETLREAAAILQKVARA; this comes from the coding sequence GTGACGGAGCGGACGGTGATGGCGCAACGTGTGCCGCCCGCGCAGCTGGCCAGCCTGCTGCGCGATGCGATCACCCGGCTCAACCGACGGGTCCGGCAGTCCCGGCCGGTCGGCGAACTGACGCTGACCCAGTTGTCCGCCCTGACCAGCCTTGAGCTGGCGGGCGCGCTGAGTCCGCGTGAGTTGGCCGATACCGAACGGGTGCAGCCACCGACCATGACCAAGATCGTCGCGAAGTTGGAGGAGCGTGGCCTCGTACGCCGCACTCCGCACCCGACCGACCGGCGACAGGTCATCCTCTCGACGACCGAGTCCGGCCGCGAGGTGTTCGCCGATTTCGAGCGGGCCCGCAACGAGTGGCTGGGCCACCGGCTCGCCGAGCTGACGCCGGAGGAACGGGAGACGCTGCGGGAGGCCGCGGCGATCCTGCAAAAGGTGGCTCGCGCCTGA
- a CDS encoding MFS transporter, with amino-acid sequence MRAKLGTTFQSLQVRNYRLFAIGQLAKLIGVWMMFTAQDWLVLDLSDDSATALGWVTALQFTPVLLLTLFSGRLADRYDKRLLLFIANAAWCVLSLAMSLLVVTGVIELWHVFVFAALLGTANAVETPVRQSFVSELVGTPLLPNALSLSAATFNSARIIGPAVAGVAIALFDVGPVFLISVFGALAPLIGLVRMRGEELHREALLPMDERAPAKVIDGLRYVRVRPDLVLPMVLMSVMGMTLFNFQITLAALAKTVFNTGAASFGLFTTALAVGALGGALAGSGRRSRPSVWVVLGAAVACAVAGTLVGVATTYWLVLVLLVPAGFLMVYFAQASNQRVQLGVDAAFRGRVMALWVLVFLGTNPVGAPAIGWVAEHAGANAAIWIGGLISLAAALLAVLWQLRHDKSRLRLRIAPLPRFYVVPADANQARTVVGV; translated from the coding sequence GTGCGGGCAAAACTAGGCACCACGTTCCAGTCCCTACAGGTTCGAAACTACCGGCTGTTCGCGATCGGTCAGCTCGCCAAGCTGATCGGCGTGTGGATGATGTTCACCGCGCAGGACTGGCTCGTACTCGATCTGTCCGACGACTCGGCCACCGCGCTCGGCTGGGTCACCGCACTACAGTTCACCCCCGTACTGCTGCTCACCCTGTTCTCCGGTCGGCTGGCCGACCGGTACGACAAGCGCCTGCTGCTGTTCATCGCCAACGCCGCCTGGTGCGTGCTGTCGCTCGCGATGAGCCTGCTGGTGGTCACCGGTGTGATCGAACTCTGGCACGTCTTCGTCTTCGCCGCCCTGCTCGGTACGGCCAACGCGGTCGAGACGCCGGTCCGCCAGTCGTTCGTCTCCGAACTCGTCGGCACCCCGCTGCTGCCGAACGCGCTCTCGCTGTCCGCGGCGACCTTCAACTCGGCCCGGATCATCGGCCCGGCCGTCGCCGGGGTGGCGATCGCCCTGTTCGACGTCGGGCCGGTCTTCCTGATCAGTGTCTTCGGCGCGCTCGCGCCGTTGATCGGCCTGGTCCGGATGCGCGGTGAGGAACTGCACCGGGAAGCCCTGCTGCCGATGGACGAACGCGCCCCGGCCAAGGTCATCGACGGCCTCCGGTACGTCCGGGTCCGGCCGGACCTGGTGCTGCCGATGGTGCTCATGTCGGTGATGGGGATGACCCTGTTCAACTTCCAGATCACCCTGGCCGCGCTCGCCAAGACCGTCTTCAACACCGGCGCGGCCTCGTTCGGGCTGTTCACCACGGCACTGGCCGTGGGTGCGCTCGGCGGGGCACTGGCCGGCAGCGGCCGGCGCAGCCGGCCGTCGGTCTGGGTGGTCCTCGGCGCCGCGGTGGCCTGCGCGGTCGCCGGCACCCTGGTCGGCGTGGCGACCACGTACTGGCTGGTCCTGGTGCTGCTGGTGCCGGCCGGTTTCCTGATGGTCTACTTCGCCCAGGCGTCCAACCAGCGGGTCCAGCTCGGTGTCGACGCCGCCTTCCGGGGCCGGGTGATGGCCCTGTGGGTGCTGGTCTTCCTCGGCACCAACCCGGTCGGCGCACCGGCGATCGGCTGGGTCGCCGAGCACGCCGGCGCCAACGCCGCCATCTGGATCGGCGGGCTCATCTCGCTGGCCGCCGCCCTACTGGCGGTGCTCTGGCAGTTGCGGCACGACAAGTCCCGGCTCCGGTTGCGGATCGCCCCGCTGCCGCGCTTCTACGTCGTACCCGCCGACGCCAACCAGGCGCGAACTGTCGTAGGTGTCTGA
- the pdxH gene encoding pyridoxamine 5'-phosphate oxidase has protein sequence MTGDDGRVTGDTVRPAALRRDYSVDRGLDRADLAPDWYTQFDRWFADAVAAGLPEPNAMVVATADAAGRPSGRTVLLKGYDERGLVFFTNYGSRKGTEALANPYASLVFPWFPMQRQVVVVGSVEPVDRAETETYFASRPRGSRLGAWASPQSRVLPDRETLDAGYRAVAERFGEQTPIPPPPHWGGLRVVPETVEFWQGQASRLHDRLRYRRADEQGWIIERLAP, from the coding sequence ATGACCGGGGACGATGGTCGGGTGACCGGAGACACAGTGCGACCGGCGGCGCTGCGCCGCGACTATTCCGTGGACCGTGGCCTGGATCGCGCCGACCTGGCCCCGGACTGGTACACCCAGTTCGACCGCTGGTTCGCCGACGCGGTCGCCGCCGGTCTGCCCGAGCCGAACGCGATGGTGGTCGCCACCGCGGACGCCGCCGGCCGGCCGAGCGGCCGGACCGTACTGCTCAAGGGGTACGACGAGCGGGGCCTGGTGTTCTTCACCAACTACGGGTCACGCAAGGGCACCGAAGCGCTCGCGAACCCGTACGCCAGCCTGGTCTTCCCGTGGTTTCCGATGCAGCGGCAGGTGGTGGTCGTCGGGTCGGTGGAGCCGGTCGACCGGGCCGAGACCGAGACCTACTTCGCCAGCCGGCCGCGCGGTTCCCGGCTCGGCGCGTGGGCCAGCCCACAGTCGCGGGTGCTGCCGGACCGGGAAACCCTCGACGCCGGTTACCGGGCGGTGGCGGAGCGGTTCGGCGAGCAGACACCGATCCCGCCGCCGCCGCACTGGGGCGGTCTGCGGGTGGTGCCGGAGACGGTGGAGTTCTGGCAGGGGCAGGCCAGCAGGCTGCACGATCGGCTGCGCTACCGTCGAGCCGACGAACAGGGGTGGATCATCGAACGACTGGCACCATGA
- the sepH gene encoding septation protein SepH: MRPVRFVALSEDGQALVLADEVGRLLALPIDERVATVLHAEPGGTPLTVVSPAQDPVASLSPRDIQARIRAGESAEDVARIAGVPVDRVLRYAGPVLQERAMVAQHARRTRLKNSEKSVPLAEVVDGRLAQHSIDTEKISWDAYRRDDGTWRIIASWPSGKATAQAVWDLDKTRQMVSPHDDMAQYLCAERPTPILGQEPTPERGGHGLPGPTRVEPTRGGHGLPAATGDQHAPRPTRDPIRAGRDALLASLDRPLGSSAGRGLEPVSPAAHTNYEAPRPRPVAGGAAALLGGGQGSAFDDDADLPKEVPAVPSLAVLRPRRTTGPAATNETTDQSGKPRKRLPSWDDVLFGSGPAQRETS; the protein is encoded by the coding sequence ATGCGACCGGTACGCTTCGTCGCCCTCTCCGAGGACGGCCAGGCCTTGGTGCTTGCCGACGAGGTGGGCCGCCTGCTCGCGCTCCCCATCGACGAGCGGGTTGCCACGGTTCTGCACGCCGAACCGGGTGGCACTCCACTGACGGTGGTCTCCCCCGCCCAGGACCCGGTGGCCTCACTGTCGCCACGGGACATCCAGGCCCGCATCCGGGCCGGTGAGTCCGCCGAGGACGTCGCCCGGATCGCCGGTGTCCCGGTCGACCGGGTGCTGCGCTACGCCGGCCCGGTCCTACAGGAGCGGGCGATGGTCGCCCAGCACGCGCGGCGTACCCGGCTGAAGAACTCGGAGAAGAGCGTTCCGCTCGCCGAGGTGGTCGACGGCCGGCTCGCCCAGCACAGCATCGACACCGAGAAGATCTCCTGGGACGCCTACCGGCGCGACGACGGCACCTGGCGGATCATCGCCAGCTGGCCGTCGGGCAAGGCCACCGCCCAGGCGGTCTGGGACCTCGACAAGACCCGGCAGATGGTCTCGCCGCACGACGACATGGCGCAGTACCTCTGCGCCGAGCGGCCCACGCCGATCCTCGGCCAGGAGCCGACGCCGGAGCGCGGTGGACACGGCCTGCCCGGCCCCACCCGGGTCGAGCCGACCCGCGGTGGGCACGGCCTGCCGGCGGCCACCGGCGACCAGCACGCCCCCCGTCCGACCCGCGATCCGATCCGGGCCGGTCGGGACGCGCTGCTCGCCTCGCTCGACCGTCCGCTCGGGTCGAGCGCCGGTCGCGGGCTCGAACCGGTCTCACCGGCCGCGCACACCAACTACGAGGCGCCCCGGCCCCGGCCGGTCGCCGGTGGTGCCGCTGCTCTGCTCGGCGGGGGCCAGGGTTCGGCCTTCGACGACGACGCGGACCTGCCGAAGGAGGTGCCGGCCGTGCCGTCGCTGGCGGTGCTCCGGCCGCGTCGGACCACCGGCCCGGCGGCCACGAACGAAACCACCGACCAGTCCGGCAAGCCCCGCAAGCGGCTGCCGAGCTGGGACGATGTGCTGTTCGGCAGCGGTCCCGCCCAACGCGAAACCTCCTGA